Genomic segment of Tiliqua scincoides isolate rTilSci1 chromosome 1, rTilSci1.hap2, whole genome shotgun sequence:
TGTGATTTTCTTCCTCATCTTCATCCTGATCATCTTCATCACCTTTCAATAAATAGATAATTATATTAAGTTAATAAAAGTATCCCGCTTTCATGAATGGTGACCCCAAAGCTCCTATTCTACTTGGTGAATCTACTGACCATTtccattctttattttaaaactttatatcccacctttataAACAAATGTCAAAGCTGCTAACAATTATAAAATATAACAACAATTTACAATTAAGTTTCTATTTCAGTATAGTTATTAACCTTTAGCCGGTTTGCATAGCATGGTGTCTAACATGTGAGAAAAAGTTTCTGTCCGACattgcacctgtgggctgggtagaaatggatttttaagcaggaagtggcaatGGCCGCTGCTTAGACCTGGTTTATATATGCAGCTGAATGAGATAGGAATATATGTTAGAATCTACTGTACAGCACTACTTCTGACTGCAAGAGGGGAATCATGTTTTTGAGAACTTTGCTGCATAAAAACTCCCTGTAAACAAAACTCAAACTTAGAAACTAAGGTTTGTCAACATTGTCATGGAAAGCAAAATTCTTCCTTCAGGCTTTAAGACCACATTCCTCAAGTTTAACTCTTCCTAATATTTTGCCGATAACTGAAGGGCATTGTCAAAAATAACACCTAAAATGCTGAAACCACCAGAAGCAGAATGTAGAGGCTCCACTAAAATACCAATTGGAAGACCAAAACACACACTTTCCCACAAATTTTCTCAGTATTCAGATGCGAGTGGACTTTTGTAGAAGCTGAAATTTAACTTGAATTACCCAGGCCTAGGGTCTTAGTGAGCTTTTGGCTAGGAAAATGTGTTCACCACATTTTGGCGTTCAagatattttatataaattaaaatagattacttttccagttagaaataataatgTGGCTGCATTGTATAGTGTCTGCAGACACTGTATCACCTATATCGGTGGTCACCTAATTCATGACCACTGTCCAGCCAGTCCTAGATTGGACCGCAGCTTACCATTTTGCCTCTGTGTAACTCAAATTCCAAGTAGAtctgggacactctgggcagttgtgccTGTTACCCAGGGCCCCAGAAGGTTGCATAACAGGATGTTTGGGCAgtcatgactgcccagagcgtccggtgcccagatctacttggaATACAACCCATGTGGTGGCAGAACAATAAGCTCCACTGAGTGgaaggctttccccaaacccaggatctgccctccccccaagccagggtttggaaaagcctgacctatatcacccacctagtatatttttaaagaagttataattaataattatatttttatataactATAATTACATATAAATTATACAACTTAcaattctaatttattaaaatatgcccttggaataaaaacaccaagacaccacaatttgctattttaggctgcagtcctagccacacttaactgggagtaagccccattgactctaatggggcttacttctgagcaggcaggcatagcactgggctctgagactgcaaccctgtgcacacttttgccttggagtaagccccattggctattttgagtagataggcataggcttgggctctgaggttgctgTCCTGTCTacacctgcctgggagtaagctccattggctataatgggacttacttctgagtagacaggcatagactaGCTCTGAGGAagcaatcctgtctacacttaactgggagcacgccccactggctctaacgggacttacttctgagcagacaggcatagacttgggctctgaggctacaaccctgtccacacttgcctgggagtgagccccatggacTCTGATGGAACTTACGTCCGACGGACATGGAGCCCCTATGGACAGGGGCAGTCTACCTGCGAATATCAGGCCCTGGTGCTGAACCTCGGGGGAAGACCGTGGCCTGCGTGCTTCGCCCGTGAGCCACCCACCAAccctgctgggagggaggggggggaggaggaggaggcggcggcggctcctGGCTACGCCCCAGCCCCGCGGCTTCCCCTCGGCCTCCTGCCTGCGGAGCAGCTCGCCCTCACCTCCAGCCCCGGCCCGGTCCCCGGCGCCGCTCTCCTGCTGCACCAGCGGGCCGAGCAACGCAGCCACCTGCTCCCGCAGCTGGGCCAGGCCGCTCAGCAAACCCCGCAGCTCCCCCTCGGGCTCGCAGCAGACCCTCAGCGGCCGCTTCTGCCCGTCGCGGCCTGTCAGCTCTGCTCGCAGCTCCATCACTACATTCGCGCAAGAACCGGGCGGCCAATCAGAAGACGACTTCGCCACGCAGCCAATCAGACGGCGGCTCGGACAGGCGGCCAATCAGACGGCGGCTCAGCAGCACCTGAACCCGGAAGAGCAGGCGGCAGGAAGCTCTTGGAAGCCCCGCCCACAGAGGTCCCCTCTGGCCAGACCACAGAGCAAGGAAATACATAGAGCGCCACAGGGTGTCTCCGATTTTATGTAAACTTTTTGTTCTATGCGTTCTTTTTCTGCTGCTGAACTAAGAGCTGCCTATAAATCAATGGAGACTTTGTGGAAGTCTCCACAAAGGAAGGAAACCAGGAAAAGAGTTCCTGCTTTTGCCTGAGGCAGCTCttgttttcggggggggggggggaacacttgcAGGTGTCCTGcatgtaaatggaagtcttgccctaatgaggagaataaaaaggaacataaactgtggcaaaaaaaatgtaaggtgatatgggaggccaagagagactatgaggaacgcatggccagcaacattaaggggaacaataaaagcttcttcaaatatgttagaagcaggaaacccgccagagaagcggttggccctctggatggtgagggagggaaaggggagataaaaggagacttagagatggcagagaaattaaatgagttctttgcatctgtcttcacggcagaagacctcgggcagata
This window contains:
- the GON7 gene encoding EKC/KEOPS complex subunit GON7 → MELRAELTGRDGQKRPLRVCCEPEGELRGLLSGLAQLREQVAALLGPLVQQESGAGDRAGAGGDEDDQDEDEEENHINAQACPVGPPLKRKKHISNRNF